The sequence below is a genomic window from Amia ocellicauda isolate fAmiCal2 chromosome 6, fAmiCal2.hap1, whole genome shotgun sequence.
CTGTGTGCATCTCAGTCCCGCAGCTGCGCGTCGGTGTCAGTGCGGCGCTCAGCCGCAGAGGGAGGCGCAGGTCCCGCAGGCGGCGCAGGGGGAGCGGGGGATGCTACTTGGAGCTGGTGTACTTGGTGACGGCCTTGGTGCCCTCGGACACGGCGTGCTTGGCCAGCTCCCCGGGCAGCAGCAGCCGCACGGCCGTCTGCACCTCCCGGGACGTGACGGTGGAGCGCTTGTTGTAGTGCGCCAGGCGCGACGCCTCGGCGGCCAGCCGCTCGAAGATGTCGTTGACGAAGGAGTTCATGATGCTCATGGCCTTGGAGGAGAT
It includes:
- the LOC136750889 gene encoding histone H2B type 2-F-like, producing the protein MPDPAKLPVPKKGSKKAVTKIAKTGGKGRKGRRKESYAIYIYKVLKQVHPDTGISSKAMSIMNSFVNDIFERLAAEASRLAHYNKRSTVTSREVQTAVRLLLPGELAKHAVSEGTKAVTKYTSSK